The DNA sequence GACCGAGAAGCTCCCCCCCTGTCCTCCGCATGGAGGGCACCGACATGGACGTGGACGCGGAGCTCATGCAGAAGTTCAGCTGCATGGGCACCACGGACAAGGACGTCCTCATCACGGAGTTCCAGAGGCTGCTGGGCTTCCAGCTCAACCCCGCCGGCTGCGCCTTCTTCCTGGACATGACCAACTGGTGAGTGCGGGGCtggggaggaggaagaggaggaggaggaggaagtggagGAGGGCGAGCTAACTCCAGCTAGCATgattagcttgttagcatgcaTGTTTTTAAAATGGAGGCAAACACAGCGCCTGCACACATTTAGACGCCGAGCGAAGCCTCCGGTGAACAATTTGTGACGCCGCAGCGACGCACGTCGTAGTTACACGCCGGACTTTGAAAGGTAAACACTGGCCCCAGCTAGCATAAGAGGGGGTTAATTAAAGCCCAGTGAGGCTTCCGGGTAGCTAGCCGCGCAACACTACGTCAGCTAGCTGGCGCTCGCTTGGTGACGTAATCGGTCGTGACGCGTTGGCGGATGTCAACATGCGaatgattattatatattttttacccgacctgtcttttgtgcctttaaaaaagaattagaactctacattaagaCACTcgctacctctaacaaccaaaaagctgtgaaaacgacgatgctgtgttccaaatttaagttatttactgaaattgagtgagcctatggctttgcactttgtttattttatacagtatatatgttttttttgcattctattttagttactttgaatttataaccccctggcgctgctttgtactgttttgtactatttttgtacttattttgattgtttcttgtctgtttgtaaatgttgaaatgtataaataaataaaaaataaaaaaaaactattttttttttactgaacaacaaacatacatttaataattcacacaaaagtcaaggcactttcaacatcgaaaaagcaaatacagagagtattaatactaaaaaatatggaaaaaaaaaaagacaaaaagggctacctaaatcactttaaatcatacttgccaaccttgagacctcagaattagggagatattcaaaaggcccgCAGGGtgggagtgtatatatatatatatatatatatatatatatatatatatatatatatatatatatatatatatatatatatatatatatatatatatatatatattatatatatatatatatagctgtctatctgtgttggccctgcgatgaggtggcgacttgtccagggtgtaccccgccttccgcccgaatgcagctgagataggctccagcaccctccgcgaccccaaaaagggacaagcggtagaaaatggatgaatggatagctgtaattcactgaaattcaagtatttcttgtatatatatacatatatatatatatatacagtaatataattTGTCCAGGCGATCATTTTGCCAACTATAGCTGTCAAAACATGTTCCTGTTACTCCTTGACCATGTCAGGTAGACAGCAGCAGCGGGTGGGTGGCACACTGGAGCCCGAGGAGGCTCTCCTgcgttgtaataataaattgagtcatCAAACAAGAGTCAGTCTTACGTAGCCTTTGTGATAGGCTGGCTTGTTTACGTTTAAAGGATTGCAAGATTACATAAGGAAGGTGACTATCTTTTTAAACACTCGCCTTTTTtgacatccatcttcttccttgCCTTCTTCCTACTACCCGACCAGATATAGGAATAAATATAGCGAGCTCTAACATGGTTCTCCTACTGTCGTGCACCAGGAACCTCCAGGCGGCCATCGGCGCATACTACGACTTTGAGAGCCCCGGTATCAACACGCCCTCCATGTCTTTCGTTGAGGACGTGACGATCGGCGAAGGCGAGTCGGTCCCTCCAGACACACCCTTCACAAAAACCTGGAGGATACAGAACTTAGGTGTGACTCACTCGGGCGTGTCGTATGCTTTTTTTGCATACTCATTGCGAGTTcacagtttgttttttgtttgcgtgGCAGGGGCAGAGTCGTGGCCGCCCGGCGTGTGTCTGAAGTACATCGGCGGGGACCAGTTTGGCCACGTGAACACGGTCATGGTGAAGTCTTTGGAGCCACAGGAGGTCGCAGATGTGAGCGTGCAGATGAGAAGTCCCGCCTCTCCTGGCATGTACCAGGGCCAGTGGAGGATGTGCACGGCCACCGGATTGTTCTACGGAGGTAGGAGCACCAGGAGTTTAGGAATACAAACGTTGTCTTGACCTGTCATCAGAAAAGTTAGGTAGATAGGGatgtaaccatagacatcttataaggatacgcagcatggagcgctactgcctactggcacagacgagacgcggggccgccatcttggagtggtgatccgctccactcagtgcaattcatttggcaggagcaatgaactgtcagtgcatttaattcatcttacctcactgaataccactgaatTTCACACGCTTTttgtgtcatacgtgtagctataataaaggacacatgttttattattcatagtttgcttaacagtaatataatatttatagatgtccgataatggcttttttgccgatatccaatattccgatattgtccaactcttaattaccgattccgatatcaagccataccgatatatacagtcgtggaattaacacattattatgcctaattttgttgtgatgccccgctggatgcaataaacaatgtaacaaggttttccaaaataaatcaaatcaagttatggaaaaaaaatgccaacatggcactgccatatttattattgaagtcacaaagtgcattattttttttaacatgcctcaaaacagcaggttggaatttgggacatgctctccctgagagagcatgaagaggttgaaggggcgggttgaggtggtgggggggggggggggggttagggggtagcggggggtgtatattgtagcgtcccggaagagttagtgctgtaaggggttctgggtatttgttctgttgtgtttatgttgtgttacggtgcggatgttctcccgaaatgtgtttgtcatatttgtttggtgtgggttcacagtgtggcgcatatttgtaacagtgttaaagttgtttatacggccaccctcaatgtgacctgtatgactgttgaccaagtatgcctcgtatatatatatatattatgtgactgggccggcacgcaaaggcagtgcctttaaggtttattggcgctctgtacttctccctacgtctgtgtaccactccgtacagctgcgttttaaaaagtcataaattttactttttgaaaccgatacagataatttccgatatcacatttgaaagcatttatcagccgataatatcggcagtccgatattatcggacatctctataaataatgcatgtatgccctggcacatcaTTATCATcttttcatgacccaagcaaactATTTTTTACACtcttatactgaaataaatacacctacaacttattaaatgacaatatagaaaaaactcccggcagcggtaaagtttagatccatgaaggaaagaagaaagtgaatgaatgtttataagtgaatacatttacatatgcataaaaatgtgttttcttttgtgttatttttttttaatgaatgaagtaacgtttatgacaacttttttcca is a window from the Entelurus aequoreus isolate RoL-2023_Sb linkage group LG26, RoL_Eaeq_v1.1, whole genome shotgun sequence genome containing:
- the ilrun gene encoding protein ILRUN, coding for MEGTDMDVDAELMQKFSCMGTTDKDVLITEFQRLLGFQLNPAGCAFFLDMTNWNLQAAIGAYYDFESPGINTPSMSFVEDVTIGEGESVPPDTPFTKTWRIQNLGAESWPPGVCLKYIGGDQFGHVNTVMVKSLEPQEVADVSVQMRSPASPGMYQGQWRMCTATGLFYGDVIWVILSVEVGGLLGVTQQLSSFETEFNTQPQRDMQEDFNPFASPQKNKRETGDRSIGGGGGACERSPESAPRDENGPSHNAVNRTSNGL